In Chlorobiota bacterium, the sequence AAACGCCGCTAAACGTTGGGCCGGAGCCAATCGGCCAGTTCACCGGCCACGGCGCGATTCCGAACTCCCCTTCCAACTCATCCAGCAACTCCAACGCCGGGCGGCCCGGGCGGTCCAGCTTGTTGATGAAGGTGAAAATGGGGATGCGGCGGATGCGGCACACCTCGAATAACTTGCGGGTTTGCGGCTCGATTCCCTTTGCCGAATCAATCAGCATCACCGCGCTGTCGGCGGCGGTAAGGGTGCGGTAGGTGTCTTCCGAGAAGTCCTCGTGGCCCGGGGTGTCCAGCAGGTTGATAGTGTGGTCCTCGTACTCGAATTGCAGGACCGTGCTGGTGACGGAGATTCCGCGTTGCTGCTCAAGCTCCATCCAATCGCTGGTGGCTTTGCGCATATTTCGCCGTGCCGTAACGGACCCCGCCAGCCGAAGCGCGCCGCCGTACAGCAGGAGTTTTTCGGTCAAGGTCGTCTTCCCCGCGTCCGGGTGCGAGATGATGGCGAAGGTTCGCCGCCGGGCTATTTCATGCTGCAATTCGCTCATAGTTCGCAAAGATACGGGGGGGTAGAAATCGGGTGGGGTAACGGGTTGTTGGGTGGGATTGGTTGGATAGTGGTGATACCGAACAGAGTGAAGCCCGCCACCGCAGCAACCCCCTCCCCCAATTCTGGGGGAGGGGTAGCCGCCCCAACCACTTCTTTCAATCACTCATCTTCCTTGGCCATAGCCATTTGCTGCTGTTGTATATTCGCGCCATGACCAAACTGAGCGTCAACCTCAACAAGGTTGCAACCCTGCGGAACACTCGAACGATTGGGATTCCAGAGATCACTCACGCCGCCCATCTGTGCGCCGCCGCCGGTGCCGATGGCCTCACCGTCCACCCCCGCCCCGACCAACGCCACATCCGCACGGAAGACGTTCTGGACCTTGCCACCTTCCTTCGCGATTGGCCCGGCATGGAATTCAACATCGAGGGGAATCCGTTTCAGGAGTTCATGGAGCTTGCGTGCCGGGTTCGCCCAACCCAATGCACCCTTGTCCCCGACAGCCCCGAAGCCTTCACCAGCGACCACGGCTGGGACCTGCTTGCCGAAGGGGAACGGTTGCGGCCAATCATCGAAACATTGCACGGCTATGGCTGCCGCGTTAGCCTGTTCATGGACCCGATTCCTGAGCAGATCCAGCGCGCAGCGGCAATCGGTGCCGACCGGATTGAGCTGTACACCGAACCCTACGCCGCCGCCTATTCGCGCGGGGAAGGCCAGCAAGCCGTTGCGGCCTACGCCAGCGCGGCGGAGTTGGCGGGGAGCCTGGGGCTGGGGGTAAACGCCGGGCATGACCTGAACCGCGAAAACTTGCCGCTG encodes:
- a CDS encoding pyridoxine 5'-phosphate synthase, producing MTKLSVNLNKVATLRNTRTIGIPEITHAAHLCAAAGADGLTVHPRPDQRHIRTEDVLDLATFLRDWPGMEFNIEGNPFQEFMELACRVRPTQCTLVPDSPEAFTSDHGWDLLAEGERLRPIIETLHGYGCRVSLFMDPIPEQIQRAAAIGADRIELYTEPYAAAYSRGEGQQAVAAYASAAELAGSLGLGVNAGHDLNRENLPLFLSAVPNVLEVSIGHALIADALEFGLPETVRQYLGIAHRARG